From Micromonospora rifamycinica, a single genomic window includes:
- a CDS encoding PH domain-containing protein, with product MHPPSSPARQWRVSPALPATKLAAALGLLALGLLLAAGDPVQWVLALAAAVGLVGWAARDLLAPVRLAVDADGITVVRGYAGRRHLPWDVVEAITVDRRTRFGLSGETLEIDAGETLHLLGRADLGAPPTEVAESLLAARP from the coding sequence GTGCATCCACCATCGTCTCCGGCCCGTCAGTGGCGGGTGTCCCCGGCGCTCCCGGCGACGAAACTGGCCGCCGCCCTCGGTCTGCTCGCCCTCGGGCTGCTGCTCGCCGCCGGTGACCCGGTCCAGTGGGTGCTGGCCCTCGCCGCCGCGGTGGGCCTGGTCGGCTGGGCGGCACGCGACCTGCTCGCCCCGGTCCGGCTCGCGGTCGACGCCGACGGGATCACCGTCGTCCGGGGGTACGCCGGGCGGCGGCACCTGCCGTGGGACGTGGTGGAGGCGATCACCGTGGACCGGCGGACCCGGTTCGGGCTGTCCGGAGAGACGTTGGAGATCGACGCGGGGGAGACCCTGCACCTGCTCGGCCGGGCCGACCTGGGTGCGCCGCCGACCGAGGTGGCCGAGTCGCTACTTGCCGCCCGCCCCTGA
- a CDS encoding aminoglycoside phosphotransferase family protein, with protein MTTTSEATGWADPQWRSAALDWVTGQLGRRGRRVTGPVEPRLRPWSLVWRVPTDAGPYWFKANNPGTAYETVLLAELARRAPGRVLDPVAVDTRRGWSLLPDGGPSLRELAEPDPARWVDVLATYAGLQRAVAPGADALVALGVPDHRPAALPGLLADLLDDRAALLLDPGDGPPAGDGQDAGDGQDAGDAMDAATHDRLRAYLPRFAEDCRRLADSGIPASVQHDDLHDGNVFGAADGYRFFDWGDASVAHPFGTLLVTLRSVAHTFALAEGDPVLLRLRDAYLEPWTDRHDRAALREIAGLAVRVTTVSRALSWRRALDTTDPSRAEYVSAVPGWLGELFAPMPV; from the coding sequence GTGACGACCACCTCCGAGGCCACCGGCTGGGCGGATCCGCAGTGGCGGTCCGCCGCGCTCGACTGGGTGACCGGGCAGCTCGGCCGGCGCGGCCGGCGGGTCACCGGCCCGGTCGAGCCCCGACTGCGCCCCTGGTCGCTGGTGTGGCGGGTGCCCACCGACGCCGGGCCGTACTGGTTCAAGGCGAACAACCCCGGCACGGCGTACGAGACGGTGCTCCTGGCCGAGCTGGCCCGGCGGGCTCCCGGCCGGGTGCTCGACCCGGTGGCCGTGGACACCCGGCGGGGCTGGTCGCTGCTGCCCGACGGTGGCCCGTCCCTGCGGGAGCTGGCCGAGCCCGACCCCGCCCGCTGGGTCGACGTGCTGGCCACGTACGCCGGCCTCCAACGGGCGGTGGCCCCGGGGGCGGACGCACTCGTCGCGCTCGGGGTGCCCGACCACCGGCCGGCGGCGCTGCCGGGCCTGCTCGCCGACCTGCTCGACGACCGGGCCGCCCTGCTCCTCGACCCCGGGGACGGCCCACCCGCCGGGGACGGGCAGGACGCCGGGGACGGGCAGGACGCCGGGGACGCGATGGACGCGGCGACCCACGACCGGCTGCGGGCGTACCTGCCGCGCTTCGCCGAGGACTGCCGGCGGCTCGCCGACAGCGGCATCCCGGCCAGCGTGCAGCACGACGACCTGCACGACGGGAACGTGTTCGGCGCGGCCGACGGCTACCGCTTCTTCGACTGGGGCGACGCCTCGGTGGCCCACCCGTTCGGCACGCTGCTGGTCACGCTGCGCTCGGTGGCGCACACCTTCGCGCTGGCCGAGGGCGATCCGGTGCTGCTCCGGCTACGCGACGCCTACCTGGAGCCGTGGACCGACCGGCACGACCGGGCGGCCCTGCGGGAGATCGCCGGCCTGGCGGTGCGGGTGACCACGGTGAGCCGCGCGCTGTCCTGGCGGCGGGCACTGGACACCACCGATCCGAGCCGCGCCGAGTACGTCAGCGCGGTGCCGGGCTGGCTCGGCGAACTCTTCGCGCCGATGCCCGTCTGA
- a CDS encoding peptidylprolyl isomerase: MAEAIYATLHTNAGPIRLELFGNHAPKTVRNFVDLAEGNKEYTDPRTGQPGNGPYYDGTISHRVISGFMVQMGDPTGTGRGGPGYTFADEFHPELRFDRPYLLAMANAGPGTNGSQFFITVGPTPHLNNRHTIFGQVADEQSAKVVDSIANTPTGPSDRPLQDVVIERVEIERTGA, from the coding sequence GTGGCCGAGGCTATCTACGCCACCTTGCACACCAACGCTGGCCCGATCCGGCTGGAGCTCTTCGGCAATCACGCTCCGAAGACGGTTCGTAACTTCGTCGACCTGGCCGAGGGCAACAAGGAGTACACCGACCCCCGCACCGGCCAGCCGGGCAACGGGCCGTACTACGACGGCACCATCTCGCACCGGGTGATCAGCGGTTTCATGGTCCAGATGGGCGACCCGACCGGCACCGGCCGGGGTGGGCCGGGTTACACGTTCGCCGACGAGTTCCACCCCGAGCTGCGCTTCGACCGGCCGTACCTGCTGGCGATGGCGAACGCCGGGCCGGGCACCAACGGCTCGCAGTTCTTCATCACCGTCGGGCCGACCCCGCACCTGAACAACCGGCACACCATCTTCGGCCAGGTGGCCGACGAGCAGTCCGCGAAGGTGGTGGACTCGATCGCGAACACCCCGACCGGTCCGAGCGACCGACCGCTGCAGGACGTGGTGATCGAGCGGGTCGAGATCGAGCGCACCGGGGCCTGA
- a CDS encoding thiolase family protein: MSDAVIVGAVRTPVGRRKGGLAGIHPVDLSAHVLRALADRTGIDPGQVDDVIWGCVSQVGEQSWNVARNGVLAAGWPETVPGTTLDRQCGSSQQALHFAAATVLSGQADLVVAGGVESMTRVPMGASVSDGTPFSAQLRERYRGVEGFADDQPLPFNQGVGAELIAARWRLSRAQLDEFALASHEKAAAAQDAGAFDPELAPVPLPDGGTVTADEGIRRDTSLAKLGELKTPFRKDGVVTAGSASQISDGAAALAVTTAEWAGRHGLRPLARVHTAVVAADDPVTMLTAPIPATAKALRRAGLGIEEIGVYEVNEAFAPVPLAWLAETEADPERLNPRGGAIALGHPLGASGVRIMTTMLQHMRDNDIRYGLQTMCEGGGMANATILELV, translated from the coding sequence ATGAGTGACGCAGTCATAGTCGGTGCGGTACGCACCCCGGTCGGGCGGCGCAAGGGCGGCCTCGCCGGCATCCACCCGGTCGACCTGTCGGCACACGTGCTGCGCGCCCTCGCCGACCGCACCGGCATCGACCCCGGCCAGGTCGACGACGTGATCTGGGGTTGCGTGTCCCAGGTCGGCGAGCAGTCCTGGAACGTCGCCCGCAACGGGGTGCTCGCCGCCGGCTGGCCCGAGACGGTGCCCGGCACCACCCTCGACCGGCAGTGCGGCTCCAGCCAGCAGGCTCTGCACTTCGCCGCCGCGACCGTCCTGTCCGGCCAGGCCGACCTGGTGGTGGCCGGTGGTGTCGAGTCGATGACCCGGGTGCCGATGGGCGCCAGCGTCAGCGACGGCACACCGTTCAGCGCGCAGCTCCGCGAGCGCTACCGGGGCGTCGAGGGCTTCGCCGACGACCAGCCGCTCCCGTTCAACCAGGGGGTCGGCGCCGAGCTGATCGCCGCCCGCTGGCGCCTGTCCCGCGCCCAGCTCGACGAGTTCGCGCTGGCCAGCCACGAGAAGGCCGCCGCCGCGCAGGACGCCGGGGCGTTCGACCCCGAGCTGGCCCCGGTGCCGCTGCCCGACGGCGGCACGGTCACCGCCGACGAGGGCATCCGGCGGGACACCTCGCTGGCGAAGCTGGGCGAGCTGAAGACCCCGTTCCGAAAGGACGGGGTCGTCACCGCCGGCTCCGCGTCGCAGATCTCCGACGGAGCCGCCGCGCTCGCGGTGACCACCGCGGAGTGGGCCGGGCGGCACGGCCTGCGCCCGCTCGCCCGGGTGCACACCGCCGTGGTCGCCGCCGACGACCCGGTCACCATGCTCACCGCCCCCATCCCGGCCACCGCGAAGGCGCTGCGCCGCGCCGGCCTGGGCATCGAGGAGATCGGCGTGTACGAGGTGAACGAGGCGTTCGCCCCGGTGCCGCTGGCCTGGCTGGCCGAGACCGAGGCCGACCCGGAACGCCTCAACCCGCGCGGCGGCGCGATCGCGCTCGGCCACCCGCTCGGCGCGTCCGGCGTCCGGATCATGACGACGATGCTCCAGCACATGCGGGACAACGACATCCGGTACGGCCTGCAGACCATGTGCGAGGGCGGCGGCATGGCCAACGCCACCATCCTGGAGCTGGTCTAG
- a CDS encoding rhomboid family intramembrane serine protease, with translation MTERSGPAGDATGAPVPTSPVCYRHSDRETYLRCSRCDRPICPDCMRDAPVGHQCPECVDEGRRSVRPARTAFGGGTAGRRGLVTRTLIALNVLVMIVSVLSDRGGDSMIGGSGFGGLLGGGTPLTQWGSVLSYASYVPFGEAHGVASGEWYRLVTAMFLHYGVVHLLLNMWALWVLGRELEALLGPLRFLTLYLVAGLGGNVAAYLFSSPNTASAGASTAIFGLFAAVFVLMRRLGRDTSAILPILVINLIFTFTVPGISIPGHVGGLVVGALMALVLAYAPRMRRSVFQAAGTAVILAALLGLVIVRTVLLLG, from the coding sequence ATGACTGAACGCTCCGGGCCGGCCGGCGACGCCACCGGTGCGCCGGTGCCGACCAGCCCGGTCTGCTACCGGCACTCCGACCGGGAGACGTACCTCAGGTGCTCCCGCTGCGACCGGCCGATCTGTCCGGACTGCATGCGGGACGCGCCCGTCGGCCACCAGTGCCCGGAGTGCGTCGACGAGGGACGCCGCAGCGTACGGCCGGCGCGTACCGCCTTCGGTGGCGGTACCGCCGGCCGTCGCGGCCTGGTCACCCGCACGCTGATCGCCCTGAACGTGCTGGTGATGATCGTCTCGGTGCTCAGCGACCGGGGCGGCGACTCGATGATCGGCGGGTCCGGCTTCGGCGGCCTGCTCGGTGGCGGCACCCCGCTGACCCAGTGGGGTTCGGTGCTCAGCTACGCGTCGTACGTGCCGTTCGGCGAGGCGCACGGGGTCGCCTCCGGCGAGTGGTACCGGCTGGTCACCGCGATGTTCCTGCACTACGGCGTGGTGCACCTGCTGCTCAACATGTGGGCGCTGTGGGTGCTGGGGCGGGAGCTGGAGGCCCTGCTCGGGCCGCTGCGCTTCCTCACCCTCTATCTGGTGGCCGGACTCGGCGGCAACGTTGCGGCGTACCTGTTCAGCAGCCCCAACACCGCCTCGGCCGGGGCCTCGACGGCGATCTTCGGGCTGTTCGCGGCGGTCTTCGTGCTGATGCGCCGGCTCGGCCGGGACACCTCGGCGATCCTGCCGATCCTGGTGATCAACCTGATCTTCACCTTCACCGTGCCGGGCATCTCCATCCCGGGCCACGTCGGCGGGCTCGTCGTCGGGGCGCTGATGGCGCTGGTGCTGGCGTACGCCCCCCGGATGCGGCGCTCGGTGTTCCAGGCGGCCGGCACGGCGGTGATCCTGGCCGCGCTGCTCGGCCTGGTGATCGTCCGCACCGTGCTGCTGCTCGGCTGA